The following proteins are co-located in the Mus pahari chromosome 14, PAHARI_EIJ_v1.1, whole genome shotgun sequence genome:
- the LOC110332037 gene encoding arachidonate 12-lipoxygenase, epidermal-type, with the protein MVKYKILVLTGDSFFAGSTNLWLVGEHGEADLGKQLRPLLGRKTELEVDVPLHLGRLLAVKLRKQKSLLDSDWFCKSITVQGPGTQGEAFFPCYSWVQDKETICLTEGTALKVADDTQNLFRKYREQELENRRNVYRWGSWKEGLILPIAGSTERDLPRNQRFMKEKDLDFSLSLVKELKNFAIKGTLDFVSRVQKLEDYQKVFPHTKTALPERVRGSWKEDALFGYQFLNGANPMLLRRSTRIPARLVLPPGMEDLQTQLEKELKAGSLFEADFSLLDGVKPNIIIFKQQYVTAPLVMLKLQPDGRLLPMVIQLQPPRHGGPPPLLFLPSDPPMAWLLAKIWVRSSDFQLHQLQSHLLRGHLMAEVISVATMRSLPSLHPIYKLLAPHFRYTMEINTLARNNLVSEWGIFDLVVSTGSGGHVDILQRATSCLTYRSFCPPDDLADRGLLGVKSSLYAQDALRLWEIISRYVERMVELFYRNDRDVMDDPELQVWCREVTEIGLLGAQDRGFPLSLQSRAELCRFVTMCIFTCTGQHASTHLGQLDWYAWIPNGPCTMRKPPPISKDVTERDIVDALPCLQQARMQITFTKFLGRRQPVMVALGQHKEEYFSDPGPRAVLRQFQEELAIMDEEIEVRNANLDLPYEYLRPSLVENSVTI; encoded by the exons ATGGTCAAGTACAAGATCCTCGTGCTCACTGGAGACTCGTTTTTTGCGGGCTCCACCAACCTGTGGCTGGTGGGTGAGCATGGTGAGGCAGACCTTGGGAAGCAGCTGCGGCCACTGCTGGGAAGG AAGACAGAGCTGGAGGTCGACGTCCCCTTGCATCTAGGGCGCCTCCTGGCGGTGAAGTTGCGAAAACAGAAAAGCCTATTGGATTCTGACTGGTTCTGCAAGAGCATCACTGTGCAGGGCCCTGGAACCCAAGGAGAAGCCTTTTTCCCCTGCTACAGTTGGGTGCAGGACAAGGAGACTATCTGCCTAACCGAGGGCACTG CCCTGAAGGTAGCCGATGACACTCAGAACCTGTTTAGGAAGTATCgagagcaggagctggagaaCAGAAGGAATGTGTATCG GTGGGGCTCCTGGAAGGAGGGATTAATCCTGCCTATAGCAGGGAGTACTGAACGGGACCTCCCCAGGAACCAGAGATTCATGAAGGAAAAGGATTtagatttttccctttctctggtcAAAGA GTTGAAGAACTTTGCTATTAAGGGGACTCTAGATTTTGTAAGTCGTGTACAAAAACTGGAAGATTACCAGAAAGTATTTCCACATACAAAGACTGCTCTACCCG AGCGGGTCCGTGGTTCCTGGAAGGAGGATGCTCTCTTTGGGTACCAGTTCCTCAACGGTGCAAACCCCATGCTCCTGCGGCGGTCCACGCGCATTCCAGCACGGCTGGTCCTGCCTCCAGGGATGGAAGACTTACAGACccagctggagaaggagctcaaG GCTGGATCTCTGTTCGAAGCTGATTTCTCCCTGCTGGATGGGGTCAAGCCTAACATCATCATTTTTAAGCAGCAATATGTGACCGCCCCGTTGGTTATGCTGAAGCTACAGCCGGACGGGAGGCTCTTACCCATGGTCATCCAG CTCCAGCCACCTCGACACGGAGGTCCCCCgcctctgctcttcctgcccTCAGATCCCCCCATGGCCTGGCTCCTGGCCAAGATCTGGGTCCGAAGCTCAGACTTCCAACTGCACCAGTTACAGTCACATCTGCTGAGGGGACACCTCATGGCCGAGGTTATTTCTGTGGCCACAATGAGGAGTTTACCCAGCCTGCACCCTATATACAAG CTCCTTGCCCCCCACTTCCGCTACACCATGGAGATCAACACCCTGGCACGGAATAATCTTGTCTCTGAGTGGGGAATTTTTGACCTG GTGGTGAGCACAGGGAGCGGAGGCCATGTGGACATTCTCCAGAGAGCCACGTCGTGTTTGACCTACCGCTCCTTTTGCCCTCCGGATGACTTGGCTGATCGTGGACTCTTGGGTGTGAAATCTTCTCTGTATGCCCAAGATGCCCTCAGGCTATGGGAGATCATCAGCCG GTATGTGGAAAGGATGGTTGAGCTCTTCTACAGGAATGACAGAGATGTGATGGATGACCCAGAGCTGCAGGTCTGGTGCCGAGAGGTCACTGAGATCGGACTGCTTGGGGCCCAGGACCGAGG GTTCCCCCTGTCCTTACAGTCCCGGGCTGAGCTGTGCCGCTTTGTCACTATGTGCATCTTCACATGCACTGGTCAGCACGCATCTACACATCTGGGTCAG CTGGACTGGTATGCCTGGATCCCAAATGGCCCATGCACCATGCGGAAGCCCCCACCCATCTCCAAGGATGTGACGGAGAGGGACATCGTGGACGCATTGCCTTGCCTCCAGCAGGCACGGATGCAGATAACGTTCACCAAGTTCCTTGGAAGACGCCAGCCTGTCATG GTGGCCCTGGGGCAGCATAAAGAGGAGTATTTCTCAGACCCTGGGCCCCGGGCTGTGCTGAGGCAATTCCAAGAGGAGCTGGCTATCATGGACGAGGAGATTGAGGTCCGGAATGCAAACCTGGACCTGCCCTATGAGTACCTCCGACCCAGCCTGGTGGAAAACAGTGTGACCATCTGA